acagaTCAGAAATGTGAACTATATAATTAAAATGGaatcaaatttatacttttataataACCTAAGCAAATATAGATAAATATTAGTCTTATCAAGCATACATCTCAAAGAACAGATAAGAGTGGCTGGCGAAACAGGGTATTGCAGAACACATAGAAATAATCTTTAAATGTGGAATAAATGTTGTGTACCTTACTAATCGCTTGCTCAGATGCTCCAACAGAAGAGTATTTTTAATCCAATGAATTGAGAATAAGTTTCTATACTTGGCTCAGTGAgtagtaatatatacatataaaagttCGACTGAATCACTTGCAGAATATATTCTTGGTATCCTTACAAATTAGAGTGGAAGAAATTACTATGTGGGTGAAACTTAAGACTTCAGACAAGGTGCaaccattatattttgacttgCTGTTTTAAAGAACTTCATGGACGATGGCCAAAACCTGATCAACAATATAGGAACATTTTAATATAATGAAATTTCTCAACcattttaataaaagtaaaattaacatTAAGGAGAAATTATTACAGATATTTTAAATGACTCTCTTTTTAAATGAGGCACTAAAGATACAAATACCAAAAAATCCCATGGTAATTGCTTACAAGTTGCTGGTGGGGAAATGAATGTGAAAATATACAACAGCAATATGACAGGAGAATTGCTAGAATATGGTTGAGTACCACTTACAATGAGGGCAGAAAAGGGTTTCTTGACTTTGCCAGGCTTcacagaggaaataaaatttgATTGATAAGCAGAATTTTGCtaagagaactcaggaaggaaATTAAAGGGGAGGAGCTTGGAAATATTAGGAAACTGTCAGAGAACAAAGTGTGAAGAGAGAGAATAGTGGGCACAAGATGAGGCTGGGTATCTAGGTAAGCAGGGAACAGAGAATCAAGGGTTTGCAGATGATGATAGAATTTTGCTTTTTATCCTGGAGGTGAAATGGAAGCCATTGAAGAATTTTGATTAGgggaataatatttattgagtgcttactgtatgccaggatCTTTACACCATTATTTCATTAAACACTCATAACCAGCCCTATAATGTAGATATTGTTATTAcactcattttgtagatgagaaaactgaggtgcagaaaggtaaagaaacaaattacagcTCTACAAAGTTGCAGAACCAGGTTTCAGTACAGCAATTTGATACCAGAGGTGGTTCTCTTAAACCTTGGGCTATACTGCCTTTAACTTTGATAGAATATTATATAgacgagaaagagagagaggaggcagagatgaCTGGAGTGAGGGAGATCCCTAAGGGGGCACAGAGACAAGGCCAGACACTAGAAATACTTACTATAGGTATGGTGGGAAGATGAGTGGGGCTTGGATTGATTGGCTATCGGTgataaaaaggaagggaggaaataagGACAACATTCAAGTTTCTGACTTGGCAACTGTGTGGAGAGTGGTCCATTTTACAGCAATAGAGAGTGAAAGTGGGGGAGCAGATTGAAGGAATAGTGCTGGCTTCTATCTAGAGCCTGTGGTGATGGAGATGCTTGTGGAAATCCAGTGGGACGTCTCCAGAAGGCACTGTGTGAGGATTGGAGCACAAGAGGGGTATTAACACTCAGAATTAAATCCAGACCCCTAACCCTGACCACAATTAATCATGTAAAGTGGTGATGTGGAAATAGGGGACTACTGTTATCAACTCTTGCTTTTCCTTTGGCAAAAACACTTAATGTCTTTGGGTCGCAGaatctttatctgtaaaacaagggGAGTAGACCAGATATTTGAAAGGTACCTTTGGAGGTTctctttatattcttttaaaaactggGCACTGTATTTATCATGTAAGTCCTATCAGTAGGTAATCTGGAAATTTACATAATTGACCACAAGGGGGAGAACTCTCATTCTAATTGTCATTTTCTACAATTTGAAATAATCTAAAAGTACTTTGCTATATGAATTTGGTGATAGGCTGTCTCATTTTTACTTCCTCATGGAAGTTGGGGGCATTCTCCTGCTAGAGATAGGTCTAACTGAgcttaaatgtgtttttttttttttttttttgctaaagtcATGATAAATTTACTGAATGGAAAAATCTATCTGTATTAAGCAATAATTCTCCACGAAGTAATACAGATGCCTGcctctttaattaaaataaagacagtagaatttttaaattcacCTTGGGAGGGTTTTTCCTTCCAAATAACATTATTTCAGTTATCCTTCAGAAAAGTATAACCTCCCTGAAAGTCCTTGGTTACTCTGAAACAAGCATAAGATCATCAGCATGCCAGTCCATTGTAAAGATATCCACATCAAAACAAAAGGCACTGGCCACACCATTTAAATATTACATGTTAATTGATCATATATGAGTATATGTTGTAAGTTGTATGTTCTTTGTTATATGAACATTGAATGTTATATGTTCACAgttaaaatactaattttttgTTTGGGTCAACTTCTGTACTCtgattttatgtaaaattttattgtagGGAAACTATAACTCTCATTGGGTTGGGGATTACCTTGTAAGGCTTTCAAAGATTTAATGAGTCAAATTTTTGGACTTGATCAAATTAAATTACATTTGTAAGGTATGAATATAATATTTCTGCATTTTATCAAATATACCCAAACATACACAGCTAAATGAGTTATCCCCTTTAAAGACATAATATTAGTGAGCTATATAGGAATCTCAATAATGCGATTGTTactgaaaatatatttgtgttttctcttagaGGCGGTGTCACATCCTTTTAATATGTTCGGTGACAACAGATCTTCCTTTGAGAGTgaatgtaatatttaaaaaaacaaacatttctaCGAATGATGATTGAATATTAAGCTCACCAATCAAGTGGGAGTAATATTATTTGAGGATCAAAAAACTAGATgtaactaaaatatttaaattcccttTGATTTATAAACCTCCTTAATTCATCAGCCATAAAAGAGTCACAAAATGTTTTCCACAATGATGTTGTCACTGGAATAAGTATAAACCCTCCTAAAGTGACTACTAGGAAGCGAAACTTTCACTTGAATAAACTCATTCTAGTGTgttcactaaaataaataaataactatgtAAGAAGTTTAATTTATTGTCACTTTATGCTTATTTTCCAGTTATTTTCACAGTTGACACTTCATGAATCCTTTAAGTGCAAAATAACAGTATACTAAGTAAATCAGTGATAttttcatttagatattttctttaatttcctccaaaaatgactcagatttttaatgtttttctttggcTTAAAGAATTAATTTTCTATCAATATTTCTCACACCAGGAACTATTATAGACCAATAAAAGATCTGTGCCAGGCGGTGTGGAGGATACACACCTTACTGCTGCTTGTATACCCAGTGACAGGTGCAGTGCTTGGCCCATTAGTAGATATTTACCAGGagatatttagtaaatattagttgcatagatgaatgaataaatgatatgaaattatatatatatatataattattcctGTTACCTATATTGTTCCAGAGTGCTGCATAATCATccacccaaaatttagtggcttaaatcaACAATAATCATTTATGTTGTTCACAGATCTGCATTGGACAGGGCTCAGTGGGAATAGCTTATCTCTACTTCACTGCTCCACATGGTGTCAGCTGGGCTGGCTTGATATCCAGGGTTGACTGGAAGGCTGGAGTCTGGAGTCACCTGAAGGTTCACTCACTCAATGTCTAGTGGTGATACTGCCTgttggctgggacctcagctggggtGTCATCTGGAAAACTGCTTGGATTGCTCACAGCGTATTATTTCGGTTCTGAGAGCTAGCATTCCAGTGATAAAGGCAAAGTGCATGGCATTTCTATGACCTGGAGGTCACATGGGATCACTTCTGTTGTACCCTGTTGGTTGAGGCAGTCACAAAAGTCTGCCTGATTTCAAGGGGAGAGGATTGAAAAGCTACCATGTGATGGGAGAAATGTTAAGGTCACATTGAAAGAAGAGCATCTGGGATGGGATATAATGCAATGGCCATTTTGGGAAAATATAATGTTTATAATGGGCATTCTTTTAGATAtgtaattttacttataaaatgtACCTCTATTCACTAGCTAACTTTAGAAAATACTGTTCCCAAACAAAATTTACTCTGCTAAAGGGATTCTTTGCTAAACATCTATTGCTCGTTTTCTCTTTCCTGCTTCTGCTTGTTCTCTGTTCTCTTAAATATGCTCGTATGCCCTCTCAGACCTCCTGTCACATCCACTCAAAGCCTAGACCAAGACTTACTTCTTcatcaaatgttttctctttttgtgaggggcagggggagcctggAAAGCATTTACTCTTACTTTGACTCATTTTGTCACTAAACATTTACTATTGATGGGTGCCTGTGTTTTTCTTACAGTTCAGAGTAAATAGCACATTGCCGATTAGTATTAGGTGTTTAATATTTACTAAATTGataaaatgtttgtaaattataTACTGTTTCTTAACCAGAAGAGTTACTTctcattttatctgtttttttctctttctgtcactAAATTTAAATGAGCAGAACTTCAAGTTCAGCTAAAAGTGAAAAATGCCATtctgtatttaaatatatattataaaatttaaaaataggaattatttttcctgaaatttgATTCTGAGGTGAAACAAATGATAACAAATTATCTGCATATCACAAATTTGAGGTGCATACTGagataaaatgaaactaaaatgaTATAACAGTATTTCCTCCATTAAATCCAAAGTCTGTTTCATAAGATATTGAAGTAATTTTGGATAAGTATCCTTGAAGCAGTCAAAATATTAATGTCATTTAATTgtgtaaaggaactagaaaatttaaaataatgcaaaaaaagCATTAATCCTGGGTAAAGGAAGGGAGAGACCAACTTGAAATAGGTCACATAGAAATTGCATATAATTAATTGCCTTACAGGAAGTAAATTGAAAACATAACCAATTGGTTTATCTTACatggaatatttataaataaattttacgaGTGGCAATCATGTCTTCTGTGTACCCTGACACATCCCTAGCACCTGGCAAATGTCTGTCATGTGaagggtgctcaataaatgattttgCATGAAAGAGTACAATGCCTTCTGACAGTATATTTTCTGGTCATTTCAAAAAGATATTGTGTTCTTGAGCTTTATAATGGCCTCAATATTCTTGATTATGTTGTCCAGAATATGTGAGCTTTGGAACTATTTTCAAAGTTTAAGTTTTACTGTTTGAAATCAGGATCCATACAGAGATTGCTCCTTCACTTGTGCTCTTAAAGTCTTTCCTACATACTACTATGATAATAATgatcatattatattatattgtcaTATTTACTTTTACACATACTTGCCTCTACCCTTATGTTGCAAGAAACTCAAGAATaatatttttcccctaaattctGTACTCGCAGAACACAGTACTGTGTGGTGACAGCCAAACACTGACTTGAGAGAAGGAATGAGAATCTGAATCAAGTGTTTGTCGTTTTTCATccatacttttctttaaaaaattgtcattCTATCAAAATGATGTTAACATTTGAGAACTTATTAAACCCCTTCATCTGTTAAAATAATGTATTGAACTTAATGTCAGAACAGATATTCAAGTTTAGCTTAACATACTCTGTAAAGATTAGTATGTTACCTTTGTATATATTGTggtgttctgtttcttttttaaagaaaagagtaactttagagatattttccttttatctaaGCAGCATAAATTTCTTAAGAGATTTGACCACATCGACCACATCACCACTCTTAATCCTAGAAACGGGAGGGAGCGGGCCATACCACCTCAGAATCTGAAGTGATATGTATGGGTTTATTATACATGTTTATGAAAGTCTCTGTGTCCATGAATTCTTCAGATTTGCATAAGTACTTTATTATTTGTTCTGGGAGGAGTAATTCCGGTACAGCCTGGTGCAAGTTATCGCCTGGTCCTTTGGTGCCCACTTTAACAGTCTTAAAAAGATGGAGTGCCAGTTTATGAGTTTGGGTGAGAAACTCTGTGATGACCTCTTCTAGGGACTGTGACTGTGTCACGTCATCGAGATACATTACTGGCACTTTTATTACTGAAACATGCCATTGCATGAAGAGCCTTGTTGGGATGTTATGGGACACGACTATAATTTTCATTCCTTGGATAAAAaattctgtttcattcttttcacGGTTAAGATAATCTAAGAGAATTTGGTAAAGAGTACCATTGCAGGACTCAAGGATATGCAAAATGGAAGTGGGATATAGGAGCAATAATCCTGTCACTGCTTCTCCTAGGTGATGTTTCAAAATTGACTGAAACACTTGTTCATAGTATTCAGCAATatgttttttttctgtgtctgctGTTATCTTGGCCACTAGAAACATCCTATGGAGAAGGAATTTTTTCAGCTGTAGTCTTTGCTTCTCTTCCTGAAAATGCAAGTAATTGCTACGTGGCACTTGTGGCATTAGAAGAGATTCCAATGGAAAAGTTCTTCTGCTCGTCTTTCGAGTGTGGACTGGGAAGGACATGATGAGTCCTAGTTATTCTGCTAGATGATTCCAGTTTTTAGCTTATCACAATATTTACATTATCAGGATACCTCTTCAGTGATGAactctaattttcatttcttctgaaAAAAAGAGTTTACTCATTTGTCAAATGCTACTGAATAGCAAAATCCCTTCCCAGTATTATCAATAAATAATGTCTTTGAAATGAAAGAGAATGTTAAAACAAGACTCAAAttatagagttttttttttaggtttacaAGGAAATAACTAACACTCATATTCTAGGAAAAAACTCTCCAGTGAACTGGGGAGTGGCGAGAAGAGAGAACTTAATCTAGAGTAAGTTCACTCTGTTTctgtttacattattattttctccttcaatttATAGTACATTTTTTCTCAGCCCCCATCCTTGAATCACAtaacacacactgacacacacacagacacacacacgggggtaggggggagagagagagagagggatataTTTGCTGACAGTCACTGACAGTAGCATTGGCATCAcaataaaatatcttttcatttatgtaaTGGTGATTACAGATTGTCCTTGATTAGTCAAATgtaaaaaatgctatttttatgGTAATTCCccctgtttcttttaaaaatttaactagtcaataaaattttttaaaaatctggggatCTCTTAAATACTAATTGGCTTATTTAACCTTTACTCAGTACACTAAAAGTTAATAGTGTTACTTGGATAATAAAGGTAAACCTTTGAACTAACTGGTtttgattctttgttttttctcttatcaACAAACCTCAGAAAtggctcttttttctcctttgttgttgttgttgttgtagagGTCAAATAAAAAATTCTGTTACTTTTAACTTACTCTTCTTACCaatctccttttcttccctccacGTCAACTTagcgtttctttctttcttcaagtgcttctttctttttcccgtCCTTGAAGTCCTGCTTGTCCTCCATCACTCTTCCAACTGCCAGCGTCCTGGGTGCTCTCAGCTGTCGTGTGTTCTATTCTGATTTCCATAGTGCCTTAGTGAGTCAGAATGTCAGTGGTTTTAAAGGGCCAGAGGGCACTGACAACTCCCGTTTCTTAATTTAATGAGGGTGTCTCAACAGACACCTCAACATCACGGTGGAGGAAATGAGGGCTTCTTTTCTGGAATGGTTTATTTTTAGCCAGGGTGCCTTTGTAAGTCAGATAGATGGTGGACCTTGACATCTTCCTCgacatattctttttctttttcctttttgtccacaatttatagaagaggaaactaaaaCATGGATTAGTTGCGTATCTTGTTTACAATTGCAATATGCTCTCCACAACCTCCCCACTCTGTCTACCTAGGGTAAAGAGGTACTTATGCACTAATTAAAGACTGCAAGAACATATCTGATTCTGTGTAAATGTGACTCTTATAAGAAAGTTCTTCTATaggatttaattttcttaatttaatgTGAATTTGGGTTAAtctttagaataaaaaaataataccataTCTGAAAATTGCATTCATGTGAGTTCTaaaccataattttaaaataaggttgaaaaacactttaattcaatttttaataattaaacctTAGAgtactttttttccctctaaggTTTGTGTTATCCAAACTAATGATCTGGTTTTAGTAACAAACAGTGATAAATTATCCCAGAAAGTGGAGGCTAAGAGGTAACTTAATTCTTTAATTGTGTGGTACATAAAAATTGACTATAATTCCTCACTGTGGTTCATTTCATCATTCCCTGAAACGATGCAGTCTTTCCCAAGATGCACAGAAACTTGTCATTGCCCGGTCTAGGGACTGCTCTCACCCACGTTCTTCTTACTGCTTTGCAGAATGTGATTATGTTGGCTATAACCTCGTTTATGgccttttctcctccttggtttctATGACTCTGTACTTCCCTAAATTTCTCCCCAAATCTCTATTTCTGGCCTAGCCCAATTCCTTCTCACACCCAAATCTGGGCAATACTGAGGCTCTGTGCTCATCATGcagctcttctctccttccacctcTCTGCCCAATTAGCTCAGCACCATCTGTGTTTCTCTTTCATGAGGTCCTTGATGTCACACTTGCCTCCAAATCATGATTGACGTTGCTGACTGACCCGAGAGTCTTTCCTGCTGAGTCCAGCTGTGGACTCTTTCTCAACATAAGGCTCAAGGCAGATACAACTAGTTTGTTGGCattgacaaagaagaaaaaactgaatTCCCATTCCAGTATTTTCTCTGTACGAAAGACTCCCAAACTGTGATCTTATTTACACCTCTTCTCCTTGGATGTGCCTCTATCCTTTCAAATTTAAATGCAATTTtaactattattttctttatatttctctttataaATATCCCATTTGTGTCTCAATTCACGTTTTCTCTCTCATGTCCTAGACCAACCTCCTTGGTCTTATCTTTTCATGTTTCCTAAAGGTTATCCCTCAACTCTATTCTATTACTAAGTCTTTTAACCCACTTTGAAGTGTATCATGGGTTCTTGACTTCCACCACTTCCTTCGTAGTCCTAGCTCTTTATTTAGATTATAATGAGTCTTCTCAGCTAAGAGCATGAAACTGTAAGACCTTATGATACTCCTGCTTCATAAAGTTCAGAAGATACTAATTTTACAAAGTCTTCCCTGTTTACTTCTCCTCTGTAGAATGCTAGAAGAGGAGCTTCTGCCTTTACCAAGTCCAGATTGATTTCTGGCATTTATTTCCAATCCCCAGTGATGAATTATTCCAGAGAGAAAGTGGGGACATGCAACTGCAAGATTTGTTACCTAACACTGTCATTATCAAAGTCAGCGGGAGAATTTATAGAGCATTGCTATGCAGAAAACTTTTTTGAGTGCACAAACTCAAATTAATCTTTTATACATAGGTaagattcttcctcttcatgaCACCATTTGTATCTACAGCACAATTTTTCTACTCTTTCGCCTCTATAAAAAGGAGCTCAGTTGTGATTTTTCTCCTCACGTGTGcttcttgtttcctttttctttcatatatctTGGTTCCTCCAATATAAACCTAATAGGAAAATGATGATTTTTCATCATTATAATTCCTCATATAAACTACACAAAATATCACTAAGCCATCCCTCCTTAAAAGAGtgataatttcttcatttttgttgGCTTAAAACATATGAAATTGTCATTTCTATAAATTAGACTGTCTGATGTTGAAAATTTTGTGTGGTTCAACCTAATACATTCAGGAACAATAGTTTTTACCACCACAGATAGTTTGACCTACATTTTCCCAATgtatttttctagttttcaatGCATTTTTAGTTGTTGAGTTGCTTCTTCGAAACTTTAGTTTCATTGTCACATGGCTATCTGAAACATTTAAAGGCAATTTACCTTGTTTTCCTGCCTTTCATGAACCACCCTCTGAAGTGTCAAGAGAAAAGTTCTGAACAGATAGGAATAGAAACAACACAGAATTTGGATAGTTTTTGATTGCCTGTGGTATGTAATTATAATTGTACACCCTCCTTTCAATGGACACTCAGCCTTTGAGTTCCCAGATGCCACAGTCTTTGTGTTCCATCTATTAAGGCCAGTTATTTACCCTCAGGTGGTGACTCAGGCTGAAGAACTCTATCTATCCAAGGGGTAAAGAGACATCAGTGTTTTTCCTCCCGGAGTGATCTGTGTAGAGTAGATATCCAAGTTCAAACAACGGACAAGTGTCAGAACCTAAATTGAAACATGATGCTGAGGAGGCTTCTTTCAATTATTCTACCTATCCCCCCTGTTATCCAACTTATCTCACACAATTACACAACATATGTTTGTAACTCTTATCAAGCAGTGCACCTTAATATTCAACTATATACTTTATGCTCTGATTTTATTCTCTGGAACCAAATGTTTATGAAGAAACAAATTCCCATCCCAGTGTCCTTTTGTCTTAGTAAGGCAGATAGAAAGTATTAAAAAGATTCAATTCCATTAATTATTTACCATGTGTCATTCACTAGATACTTTTACCCatattaatttaatcttcacaacaaccccataAGGTAGATAAAAATTTTGTCCACggtttatagaggaggaaactaaaACATGGGGTGTTTAAGTACCGTGCACACAACTCAAACATGCTCTCAACAACCTCCCTTCTCTGTCTACGTAGGGAAAAGGGAAGATAAATTATCCCCTCTCTATCCATAGTCACAAAGTCATTCTTTGTTCCTCTATGCATCCTCTATGATATGACAATTCCTCTTGAAATGGAGGATAGCTTATGGTTTGGAAAAAgtaaattgaaaggaaaaatctTACATCATACCTGTGGTTCAACAAAATTGATGTACTGTCTTTATCTACTCATTCATCTTGGATTTATCTATACCGTTGGTGTGCCAGGTAACATCATAGGCACTATAAGAAACATAAACATGGAAAACACTTGGTGCCTAATTTTAGGAGTTTAAAGTCAAGTGGGGGTGATGAGATAGATGTCCATGAATCACCACAGGGCAgggaaaaacataataaataccaCGTGAATGATGTTCAGTAAAAAGGGTGGCCGGGGTTCCTTGGAGAGCTTAATGAAAGAGTTCTTATCTGGGCATGGTCTTCAGGGAGCCAAGTTGGGGAGTGGCTTTCTTCTTAGATACATTTCTTTAGAATGCGAGGCTGTGCATTAAGTGAACTTGATTTCTTGCTGGAATACCAGATCCCACTTTATCCTTTCGCTTGTGCTCATGTActagagaaacagagaaaactcCAAATCTCTTCTGCTAACTTTTTCTGTGTTTTGGCATATCTAAGGAATCAGCGTAAGAGAATTAATGGTTTAAATAAATGGCTAACAACGTGGGTAGAGCCTTTCACTAAGAGCACATACATAAACTATTAGGTAGACAGAATTGACTTGATTTAGCAGAGCAAACCAGATTGAGTTAGGTTACCAAATCACTAGATATTTGaagatttataaaaaagaaaactagattaCCTTCTCCAGCATTGCCCCTCTTTGCCAAAAACATGCAGCCATGTTTGGTAATTCTTTATCAAGGAGAGCGCAGCTAGGAATAATTGGTTATTCAATTCAAACATCTAACATAGGTCTACTATTTGTAGAaaaatgtgccagacactgtggagATATTTTTATGAATCAGATATTGTATCTACACATGAAAAATTCAATTCTATTAATGGAGCTTAAATTCTCTACAACTATGTTCAATATAGGGCTGGAGAGAAGAAATATTACAATAAAGACATAAACAATAAACGCTGAAAACACAAAATGCTAGGACAAGTAAACCTGATTGGAAGAATGAGTATTTAAACTGGACATACAAAAAGATATGATTtgagtgtgggggtggggagggtgggagagagatGGGGATCAGGGAAGGTAAAACAGACTCTGTAAGCTTGAAGCATGAAGGACAGAGGGCATACGTTACTGAGTTAAGAAATATGGCACTTCGTTAGGCAAATGGCAGTGGTTTGGTTTGGTTAGGGTGTAGTTCTCAAACCGTAGAACCTACGGGTTTGTTAAATTGCACATTCCTTATTTCCAGCTCTAAAGAGTCTGAGTTAGCATGCTTAAAGTGAGGTCCAAGAATTGGTATTTTTGACAAGTGTTCTCCCAGGGTCTCTATTTCACTTTAAGGAAAAATGGGCTAGCTTATGGTAATTTAAACCCTGGCTGTCTATTAGAATCATCTggtggagaattaaaaaaaaaaagccagcttcTGGTTCTTCTTTAATTGGTGTGGACTGGAACtctaatatacatatttatgaagCTTCTCCAGGTGACTCTAAGTGTAGCTTGGAGCAGAACTGCTAATTAGGCTGGAGGGTGAGC
The nucleotide sequence above comes from Diceros bicornis minor isolate mBicDic1 chromosome 3, mDicBic1.mat.cur, whole genome shotgun sequence. Encoded proteins:
- the TEX47 gene encoding testis-expressed protein 47 gives rise to the protein MSFPVHTRKTSRRTFPLESLLMPQVPRSNYLHFQEEKQRLQLKKFLLHRMFLVAKITADTEKKHIAEYYEQVFQSILKHHLGEAVTGLLLLYPTSILHILESCNGTLYQILLDYLNREKNETEFFIQGMKIIVVSHNIPTRLFMQWHVSVIKVPVMYLDDVTQSQSLEEVITEFLTQTHKLALHLFKTVKVGTKGPGDNLHQAVPELLLPEQIIKYLCKSEEFMDTETFINMYNKPIHITSDSEVVWPAPSRF